The Pan troglodytes isolate AG18354 chromosome 8, NHGRI_mPanTro3-v2.0_pri, whole genome shotgun sequence genome window below encodes:
- the LBX1 gene encoding transcription factor LBX1, translated as MTSKEDGKAAPGEERRRSPLDHLPPPANSNKPLTPFSIEDILNKPSVRRSYSLCGAAHLLAAADKHAPGGLPLAGRALLSQTSPLCALEELASKTFKGLEVSVLQAAEGRDGMTIFGQRQTPKKRRKSRTAFTNHQIYELEKRFLYQKYLSPADRDQIAQQLGLTNAQVITWFQNRRAKLKRDLEEMKADVESAKKLGPSGQMDIVALAELEQNSEATAGGGGGCGRAKSRPGSPVLPPGAPKAPGAGALQLSPASPLTDQPASSQDCSEDEEDEEIDVDD; from the exons ATGACTTCCAAGGAGGACGGCAAGGCGGCGCCGGGGGAGGAGCGGCGGCGCAGCCCGCTGGACCACCTGCCTCCGCCTGCCAACTCCAACAAGCCACTGACGCCGTTCAGCATCGAGGACATCCTCAACAAGCCGTCTGTGCGGAGAAGTTACTCGCTGTGCGGGGCGGCGCACCTGCTGGCCGCCGCGGACAAGCACGCGCCGGGCGGCTTGCCCCTGGCGGGCCGCGCGCTGCTCTCGCAGACCTCGCCGCTGTGCGCGCTGGAGGAGCTCGCCAGCAAGACGTTTAAGGGGCTGGAGGTCAGCGTTCTGCAGGCAGCCGAAG GCCGCGACGGTATGACCATCTTTGGGCAGCGGCAGACCCCTAAGAAGCGGCGAAAGTCGCGCACGGCCTTCACCAACCACCAGATCTATGAATTGGAAAAGCGCTTTCTATACCAGAAGTACCTGTCCCCCGCCGATCGCGACCAAATCGCGCAGCAGCTGGGCCTCACCAACGCGCAAGTCATCACCTGGTTCCAGAATCGGCGCGCTAAGCTCAAGCGGGACCTGGAGGAGATGAAGGCCGACGTAGAGTCCGCCAAGAAACTGGGCCCCAGCGGGCAGATGGACATCGTGGCGCTGGCCGAACTCGAGCAGAACTCGGAGGCCACAGCCGGCGGTGGCGGCGGCTGCGGCAGGGCCAAGTCGAGGCCCGGCTCTCCGGTCCTCCCCCCAGGCGCCCCGAAGGCCCCGGGCGCTGGCGCCCTGCAGCTCTCGCCTGCCTCTCCGCTCACGGACCAGCCGGCCAGCAGCCAGGACTGCTCGGAGGACGAGGAAGACGAAGAGATCGACGTGGACGATTGA